One region of Salvelinus sp. IW2-2015 linkage group LG1, ASM291031v2, whole genome shotgun sequence genomic DNA includes:
- the LOC111979450 gene encoding LOW QUALITY PROTEIN: SH3 and PX domain-containing protein 2A-like (The sequence of the model RefSeq protein was modified relative to this genomic sequence to represent the inferred CDS: inserted 2 bases in 2 codons), with translation MLTRSRSDRHPMCVSSVLLSLHLTLIMSLCCCFFFRDYGSSKRKSGIDSSDPMVLEQYVVVANYERQENSEISLQAGETVDVIEKSESGWWFVSTAEEQGWVPATYLDSQNGTRDDLELSTVRTGEVTKRRKAHLKRLDRRWTLGGIVNRQQSREEKYMTVQPYASQGKDEIGFEKGVTVEVIQKNLEGWWYIRAPGKEGWAPASYLKXMKEDFSXPGRKKTLTGPVEIIGNIMEISNLLQKKSSSEKDVQTDGDSTSPERHISKSEISLPMPYAPGYNPSPDHGPGPSPSPGXSSGSGMGTSSPXLGPGASGPLQDSKGKTEPGSPAVARVAPHRVSIGFEAIGSPNLRQKPPPRRETNLGFQLPKPPEPPTVEAEYYTIAEFQSCISDGISFRGGQKADVIEKNSGGWWYVQIGETEGWAPCSYIDKRKKPNLSRRTSTLTRPKVPPPAPPXKKQDSEETPSPSPSHSISSSSKAPESPSRPXVYEEPEYDXPAVGCEGESDTDSLKGETIHRPLEVKINSVVCEKYRNSPPVCKTSPVIISYRRRSFRSVEEMVKEECIYENDGFRRSSGDEGALAKGCGGSNSPRIYHSSTVPRKPSGSSPLAGGKPLKKIASELSRSQSLAKADTSPRSSSDESGRGSRRPPGIRSVEQRIGQSPSTKLKPSVRPKPLLTTKSEPQCSERMDITSLRRQLRPTGQLRHTVHGLKDSETSSVISSEDSHSSRNSTSDLSSIYSKGSRGDSDLEGFNLYRTTDAYDKVQESELSFPSGVEVEVLERQESGWWYIRWRDEEGWAPTFYLEPIRQGRNGGGSESDGQRSGSGSGTGSKSNSLEKNEQRVLALNDINLQGLTNHHQVHHTPGGLRSRNTPPIPSKPPGGFSKPAVLVNGAVRMRNGGVRPQSAVRPQSVFVSVPQPAMDSQHYMTSSLRRNESLAAHNQYRTDQYRSGSATLGVRRNSSFNAVRAQPVTVETRSRPSDRSITTRGSSAERFGAGGGTDALSRVGVVVQRNGIPISTVRPKPIEKSQLIHNNLGREVYVSIADYRGDDETMGFPEGTCLEVLDRNPNGWWYCQVQDALHPRKGWVPSNYLERKK, from the exons GTTGGTGGTTCGTCAGTACAGCCGAGGAGCAGGGTTGGGTGCCGGCCACATACCTGGACTCACAGAACGGCACTAGAGATGACCTGGAACTTAGCACCGTCAGGACAGgagaag TTACTAAGAGACGCAAGGCTCATCTGAAGAGACTGGACCGCAGATGGACCTTGGGGGGCATAGTGAACCGCCAGCAGAGTCGAG AAGAGAAGTACATGACGGTGCAGCCGTACGCCAGCCAGGGGAAGGACGAGATCGGCTTTGAGAAAGGGGTCACCGTGGAGGTAATCCAAAAGAACCTGGAGGGCTGGTGGTACATCAG A GCACCTGGGAAGGAGGGCTGGGCCCCGGCTTCATACCTGA AGATGAAGGAGGACTTCT TCCCCGGCAGGAAGAAGACCCTGACAGGCCCTGTGGAGATCATCGGCAACATCATGGAGATCAGCAACCTGCTCCAGAAGAAGTCCAGCAGTGAGAAG gATGTCCAAACGGATGGAGATTCCACCAGTCCTGAGCGCCACATCTCCAAGAGTGAGATCAGCCTGCCCATGCCCTATGCCCCAGGTTACAACCCCAGCCCCGACCACGGCCCAGGTCCGAGTCCCAGTCCTGGGMTGAGTTCTGGATCTGGGATGGGTACCTCCAGTCCTMGCCTGGGCCCTGGTGCTAGTGGTCCTCTACAGGACAGTAAGGGGAAGACGGAACCTGGTTCCCCTGCTGTAGCACGTGTCGCTCCACACAGAGTGTCGATAG GCTTTGAGGCTATAG GCTCTCCCAACCTCCGACAAAAACCCCCTCCTAGAAGAGAAACAAATCTG GGCTTCCAGTTACCCAAGCCACCAGAGCCCCCTACTGTGGAAGCGGAGTACTACACCATCGCAGAGTTCCAGTCCTGCATCTCTGATGGCATCAGTTTCCGTGGAGGACAAAAAGCTGAC GTCATAGAGAAGAACTCCGGGGGCTGGTGGTATGTCCAGATCGGGGAGACGGAGGGTTGGGCCCCCTGCTCSTACATCGACAAACGCAAGAAGCCCAACCTCAGCCGACGAACCAGCACGCTTACYCGCCCCAAAGTCCCGCCCCCAGCTCCACCCRCCAAAAAGCAAGACTCAGARGAGACGCCMTCACCTTCWCCCAGTCACTCCATCTCCTCATCGTCCAAAGCCCCAGAATCCCCYAGYCGGCCYRCAGTATAYGAGGAACCRGAATATGACRTTCCCGCYGTTGGATGCGAGGGCGAGTCGGACACAGATTCCCTGAAGGGAGAGACAATACATCGCCCCCTGGAGGTGAAAATCAACAGTGTGGTCTGTGAGAAGTACCGTAATTCTCCTCCGGTCTGCAAGACCTCCCCTGTGATTATCAGCTATAGAAGAAGGTCCTTCAGGTCTGTTGAAGAGATGGTCAAGGAGGAATGTATCTATGAGAACGATGGCTTCAGGCGCAGTAGTGGTGATGAAGGGGCTTTGGCCAAAGGCTGCGGCGGTTCCAACTCCCCAAGGATCTACCACTCCTCRACTGTACCCCGCAAACCCTCAGGGTCTTCACCTCTAGCAGGGGGAAAGCCATTGAAGAAGATCGCCTCGGAGCTGAGCCGGAGCCAGTCCCTAGCCAAAGCCGACACCAGCCCCAGGTCGTCCTCAGACGAATCAGGTAGAGGTTCCAGGAGACCTCCAGGCATCAGGTCGGTGGAGCAAAGGATAGGCCAGAGCCCCTCCACCAAGCTCAAGCCCTCAGTGAGGCCTAAACCTCTCCTCACCACCAAGTCAGAGCCACAGTGCTCCGAGAGGATGGACATCACTTCCCTGAGACGCCAGTTGAGGCCCACGGGTCAACTCCGGCATACCGTCCATGGGCTCAAAGACTCAGAGACGTCCTCTGTCATCTCGTCGGAGGACTCCCATTCTTCCCGCAACAGCACCTCAGACCTCTCCTCCATCTACTCCAAGGGGAGCCGGGGAGATTCTGATCTGGAGGGGTTCAACTTATACCGGACCACAGACGCCTACGACAAGGTCCAGGAGTCAGAGCTGAGCTTTCCAtctggggtggaggtggaggtcctgGAGAGGCAGGAGAGCGGCTGGTGGTACATCCGCTGGCGAGACGAGGAAGGCTGGGCGCCCACATTCTATTTGGAGCCCATCCGCCAAGGGAGGAACGGCGGTGGGTCCGAGTCTGACGGGCAGCGCTCTGGGTCGGGCAGCGGCACTGGGAGCAAGTCCAACAGCCTGGAGAAGAATGAGCAGCGCGTGCTGGCGCTCAACGACATCAACCTCCAGGGACTCACCAACCACCACCAGGTACACCACACGCCAGGGGGTCTGAGATCGAGGAACACGCCCCCCATCCCCTCCAAGCCTCCGGGGGGCTTCTCCAAGCCGGCTGTGCTGGTTAACGGCGCTGTGAGAATGAGGAACGGTGGGGTGAGACCGCAGTCCGCCGTCAGACCCCAGTCCGTGTTCGTGTCTGTGCCACAGCCCGCCATGGACAGTCAACACTACATGACGAGTTCCCTAAGGCGGAACGAGTCATTGGCCGCCCACAACCAGTACCGTACGGACCAGTACCGCTCCGGTTCCGCTACCCTCGGCGTGCGCCGTAACTCCTCTTTCAATGCAGTGCGTGCGCAACCCGTCACAGTCGAGACCCGATCGAGACCCTCAGATCGCTCTATCACCACCAGGGGGTCTTCGGCGGAACGATTTGGCGCCGGTGGCGGGACGGACGCCTTGAGCAGGGTTGGGGTTGTTGTGCAGCGTAATGGTATCCCTATCTCCACAGTCAGGCCCAAGCCTATCGAGAAGAGCCAGCTGATCCATAACAACCTGGGGAGGGAGGTATATGTCTCCATCGCTGACTACCGGGGGGACGACGAGACCATGGGCTTCCCTGAGGGCACCTGCCTGGAGGTTCTAGACAGGAACCCCAACGGGTGGTGGTACTGCCAGGTCCAAGATGCCCTGCACCCCCGCAAGGGCTGGGTCCCCTCCAACTACCTAGAGAGGAAGAAGTAA